In one Candidatus Ozemobacteraceae bacterium genomic region, the following are encoded:
- a CDS encoding peroxiredoxin: MNVGDRAPEFTLNDQDGKPVSLADFRGRQTVVVFFYPKDESPVCTIEACGFRDMTPSFTEVGAAVLGISSDNSEKHRAFADQYRLSFPLLADTDGAVRRAFGVPSTLWLFPGRVTYVIDRDGIVRMVYDSPIRAQQHVERALEAARSLAPKP, from the coding sequence ATGAACGTCGGAGACAGGGCGCCGGAATTCACGTTGAACGACCAGGACGGCAAGCCCGTTTCCCTTGCGGATTTCAGGGGCAGGCAGACGGTTGTGGTGTTCTTCTACCCGAAAGACGAGTCGCCGGTCTGCACGATCGAAGCCTGCGGATTCCGCGACATGACCCCGTCGTTCACCGAGGTCGGCGCCGCCGTGCTGGGCATCAGTTCGGACAATTCAGAAAAACACAGGGCATTCGCCGATCAATACAGGCTTTCCTTCCCTTTGCTGGCCGATACCGACGGGGCGGTGCGCCGCGCGTTCGGGGTGCCCAGCACCCTGTGGCTGTTCCCCGGTCGCGTCACCTACGTCATCGACCGCGACGGCATCGTGCGCATGGTCTACGACTCGCCGATCCGCGCCCAGCAACACGTCGAGCGCGCCCTCGAGGCCGCCCGCTCCCTCGCCCCGAAGCCCTGA